One stretch of Bacteroidota bacterium DNA includes these proteins:
- a CDS encoding transcriptional regulator, which yields MKDILKNINKVFENKIRMGIMSVLSVNESVDFNRMKEVLAVTDGNLASNIKSLEKNGYIDVSKEFVGKKPHTTYRITKLGKSAFIKHIDAVERFIKAQK from the coding sequence GTGAAAGATATATTAAAAAATATAAATAAGGTTTTCGAAAACAAAATTAGAATGGGGATCATGTCCGTTCTAAGTGTAAACGAATCTGTTGATTTTAACAGAATGAAGGAGGTTTTGGCAGTGACTGATGGAAATCTGGCTTCTAATATAAAGTCGTTGGAGAAGAACGGATATATTGATGTAAGTAAGGAATTTGTTGGTAAGAAGCCTCACACAACTTATAGAATAACGAAATTAGGTAAAAGTGCTTTTATTAAGCACATTGATGCTGTGGAAAGATTTATAAAAGCGCAGAAATAA
- the creD gene encoding cell envelope integrity protein CreD: MENEKNEISIFERLSNWSRSSVTLKLASITFLTLMLLIPQSMVEDLIQERQEAKAFATNEVNNIWANSQVVSGPIITVPFIVEIITEGKISRVKKFANFLPDDLSVNGNISPESLKRGIYKIVVYKSKLDIKANFEKLKNFPNAKEVLWNEAYLTFGISDLRGIRENLNLKINGKVAEIEAGTKNNSSIKSGVTVLLNDINEETTNIPFSISLDLQGSNYLKFIPMGKTTSVKLSSSWDSPSFIGNFSPKERVVNEEGFSAYWKVLDLNRNFPQSWINNQYSPSEDSSFGVNLLLSVDDYQRSMRSVKYSLMTIVLVFLVFFLTEIINKKKIHAFQYTLVGLAIILFYTLLVSISEHTNFNVSYLLSSIIVTTMIGLYSISIFNNMKLSIILVLTIVGIFTFIFVTLQLEEFALLIGTVGLTAILGITMYSTKNIKWNKD; the protein is encoded by the coding sequence ATGGAAAATGAAAAAAATGAAATCTCAATTTTTGAAAGATTGAGTAACTGGTCCAGAAGCTCAGTAACCCTTAAGTTAGCTTCTATAACCTTTTTAACATTGATGTTGTTGATTCCACAAAGTATGGTGGAGGATTTGATTCAGGAGAGACAAGAGGCTAAGGCTTTTGCAACAAATGAAGTTAACAATATCTGGGCAAATAGTCAGGTAGTTTCCGGGCCAATAATTACCGTACCTTTTATTGTTGAAATAATAACTGAAGGGAAGATTTCGAGAGTGAAAAAGTTTGCTAACTTTCTTCCGGATGACCTATCTGTAAATGGCAATATTTCCCCGGAAAGTTTGAAGCGTGGGATTTATAAGATTGTTGTATATAAGTCTAAACTTGATATAAAAGCAAATTTTGAAAAGTTGAAAAACTTCCCGAATGCAAAAGAAGTATTGTGGAATGAAGCATATCTTACATTCGGAATAAGTGACTTACGGGGAATAAGGGAAAATTTGAATTTAAAAATAAATGGGAAGGTGGCTGAAATTGAAGCCGGCACAAAAAATAATTCATCAATTAAATCAGGAGTAACAGTTTTATTAAATGATATTAATGAGGAAACAACAAATATTCCATTTTCAATAAGCCTGGACTTGCAGGGGTCTAATTATTTAAAATTTATCCCAATGGGAAAAACTACTTCTGTAAAGCTTAGTTCATCATGGGATTCACCGAGCTTTATAGGTAATTTTTCTCCAAAAGAAAGGGTAGTGAATGAAGAAGGGTTTTCGGCTTACTGGAAAGTATTGGACCTCAATAGAAACTTCCCTCAATCGTGGATTAATAATCAATATTCTCCATCAGAAGATTCAAGTTTCGGGGTGAATTTATTACTTTCTGTAGATGATTACCAAAGATCCATGAGATCGGTAAAATACTCCCTGATGACAATAGTTTTGGTATTTTTGGTGTTCTTTCTAACTGAAATAATCAATAAGAAAAAGATTCATGCTTTTCAGTATACACTGGTAGGTTTGGCAATTATTCTTTTTTACACTCTGCTTGTGTCAATATCCGAGCATACTAATTTTAATGTATCTTATTTACTTTCTTCCATTATTGTTACCACGATGATTGGATTATATTCTATAAGTATTTTTAATAATATGAAACTGTCTATAATACTAGTATTGACTATTGTTGGAATATTTACGTTTATTTTTGTAACTCTTCAATTGGAAGAATTTGCTTTATTGATCGGAACCGTTGGCCTTACTGCTATTCTTGGTATTACTATGTATTCAACCAAAAATATTAAGTGGAATAAAGATTAA
- the dtd gene encoding D-aminoacyl-tRNA deacylase has translation MRALIQRVSEASVTIDGEIKSKIKKGILVLLGIEDADTDEDIAWISAKISRLRIFNDENGVMNKSVIDIDGEAIVVSQFTLHAGTKKGNRPTYIKASKPDFAIPMYNKFVSRFEEDMNKKIGTGEFGADMKVALINDGPVTICIDTKNKE, from the coding sequence ATGCGCGCACTTATACAAAGAGTATCTGAAGCTTCAGTTACAATAGACGGAGAAATAAAAAGTAAAATAAAAAAGGGGATATTAGTCCTTTTAGGCATTGAAGATGCAGATACCGATGAAGATATTGCCTGGATCTCGGCAAAAATCTCAAGACTCAGAATTTTCAATGATGAAAACGGGGTCATGAATAAGTCCGTTATCGATATTGATGGTGAAGCCATTGTTGTAAGTCAGTTTACTCTTCATGCCGGAACAAAAAAAGGAAACAGACCTACTTATATAAAAGCATCAAAACCGGATTTCGCAATTCCGATGTACAATAAATTCGTTTCCCGCTTTGAAGAAGATATGAATAAGAAAATAGGCACAGGTGAATTTGGTGCCGATATGAAAGTTGCTCTTATCAACGACGGACCGGTTACAATTTGTATCGATACTAAAAATAAAGAATAA
- the rsgA gene encoding ribosome small subunit-dependent GTPase A has product MKGLVTKSTGSWYSVRTDEGTYYECRIKGKFRIKGIKSTNPLAVGDWVMFDLESNKETGVINEILDRKNYIVRKSVNLSKQTHIIGSNIDMAFLVVTMAKPHTSTGFIDRFLVTAEAYNIPTVILFNKIDIYELEERAEMMMLNDIYTDIGYECIEISAKTGKNIDLVVEKMKNHVSMFSGHSGVGKSTLINAIDPNLNLKTSEVSHSHNKGQHTTTYAEMFELDFGGFIIDTPGIKGFGLVDMDPAEVGDYFPEIFALKDKCKFNNCLHTNEPKCAVKDAVENEEIAASRYLSYLSFLEDDEEGYRTDDYA; this is encoded by the coding sequence TAGTAACTAAGTCAACAGGCAGTTGGTATTCAGTTCGCACCGATGAGGGCACATATTACGAATGTCGCATTAAAGGAAAATTCAGAATAAAGGGAATAAAAAGCACCAACCCTTTAGCTGTAGGCGATTGGGTCATGTTCGATTTAGAGTCAAACAAGGAAACCGGAGTAATTAATGAAATTTTAGACAGAAAGAATTATATAGTAAGAAAGTCCGTAAATCTTTCGAAACAAACTCATATAATTGGCTCTAATATTGATATGGCTTTTTTGGTTGTCACTATGGCCAAACCGCATACGTCAACTGGCTTCATAGACAGGTTTCTTGTTACTGCCGAAGCATATAATATTCCAACTGTCATACTTTTCAATAAAATTGACATCTACGAACTGGAAGAACGTGCAGAGATGATGATGCTCAACGATATCTACACTGATATAGGTTATGAGTGCATAGAAATTTCGGCCAAAACCGGAAAAAACATCGACTTGGTTGTAGAAAAAATGAAAAATCACGTTTCGATGTTTTCCGGACATTCCGGTGTTGGAAAATCCACTTTAATTAATGCGATTGACCCTAACTTGAATTTAAAAACTTCTGAAGTTTCACACTCACACAACAAAGGTCAACATACTACAACATATGCTGAGATGTTCGAACTGGATTTTGGAGGTTTCATAATAGATACTCCGGGTATAAAAGGCTTTGGTCTGGTAGACATGGATCCTGCTGAAGTTGGAGATTATTTCCCTGAAATTTTTGCACTTAAAGACAAATGTAAATTCAATAATTGCCTGCATACAAATGAGCCAAAATGTGCGGTAAAAGATGCTGTTGAGAATGAAGAAATTGCTGCCTCAAGATATCTTAGCTACCTGAGCTTTTTAGAAGATGATGAGGAAGGCTACAGAACAGACGATTATGCATAA